Proteins found in one Agaribacterium sp. ZY112 genomic segment:
- a CDS encoding TolC family protein, which yields MRYTLFFRCKRTCVLLAFLLSSTTPVVAAENTGTTLTLKKALASTLAQNPQLYQYRFSTEVLNAQKQSSALRPALALELEVENFAGSGSNQGLDAAETTLALSSAIELGRKRQARLSYADARINQMEWEQQAATLDVLGALTEIYIEGLATQANIQLAEESLALSQSLLKTVKTRSARGATPEAEVMRAQAALTRAEIRLAALQEHFKRQKVQLVRFWGETTAKFATLEGNLYNFGATNSFDQLYARVQTSPAIRVLASEARIRDAQVTLARANGRSDLSWRVGVKRFEETGESAFTAGLSIPLFSGKRSNGEVKAALANRNAVDYAQKDRLLQLHARLFEAWSLRKQSITAANLTQKVAIPALEKALRLTTEGFENGRYRYLDLIAAQEELLASKQALIDAATTALVSQALIEKLTSEALNP from the coding sequence ATGAGATATACACTATTTTTTAGGTGCAAACGCACCTGCGTGCTGCTTGCGTTTTTACTCAGCAGTACAACACCTGTCGTTGCAGCAGAAAACACTGGCACCACGCTGACCTTAAAAAAAGCGCTGGCCTCGACGCTTGCTCAAAACCCTCAACTTTACCAATACCGCTTCTCAACAGAAGTGTTGAATGCTCAAAAGCAAAGCAGTGCCTTGCGACCGGCGCTAGCACTTGAGCTTGAGGTCGAAAATTTCGCCGGTTCAGGCAGTAACCAAGGCCTTGATGCAGCGGAAACCACGCTGGCGTTGTCTTCAGCGATCGAGCTGGGCAGAAAACGCCAGGCACGCCTTTCTTATGCGGATGCCCGTATAAACCAGATGGAGTGGGAACAGCAAGCCGCGACCCTCGACGTGCTCGGAGCATTAACCGAGATATACATCGAAGGGCTGGCGACGCAGGCCAATATTCAACTAGCCGAAGAATCTTTGGCCTTATCTCAATCACTGCTTAAGACAGTGAAAACACGGTCTGCACGAGGCGCCACACCGGAAGCGGAAGTGATGCGAGCCCAAGCGGCGCTCACTCGCGCAGAGATCCGACTCGCTGCATTACAAGAACATTTTAAACGACAAAAAGTGCAGCTCGTAAGATTCTGGGGAGAAACCACCGCAAAATTTGCCACGCTGGAAGGCAATCTTTATAACTTTGGGGCTACCAACAGTTTTGATCAGCTGTACGCACGCGTCCAAACATCGCCCGCCATTCGGGTACTGGCCAGTGAAGCGCGCATCCGGGATGCGCAAGTCACACTGGCCCGCGCAAATGGCCGTAGTGATTTAAGCTGGCGAGTTGGCGTAAAACGTTTTGAAGAAACGGGTGAATCGGCATTCACCGCCGGGCTTTCCATTCCACTATTTTCCGGTAAACGCAGCAACGGCGAAGTAAAGGCTGCACTTGCTAACCGTAACGCTGTGGATTACGCCCAAAAAGATCGACTATTGCAACTGCATGCGCGGCTTTTTGAGGCCTGGTCACTTCGAAAGCAAAGTATCACTGCGGCAAATCTTACCCAAAAGGTTGCCATCCCCGCATTGGAGAAAGCGCTAAGACTGACGACTGAAGGTTTTGAGAACGGGCGTTATCGCTACCTCGATTTAATCGCCGCCCAGGAAGAATTGCTCGCCAGCAAACAGGCGCTCATCGATGCCGCTACAACCGCCCTCGTGAGTCAGGCCTTGATTGAAAAGCTGACCAGCGAAGCACTCAACCCATAA
- a CDS encoding cation diffusion facilitator family transporter → MHSHNHHHENASSKRIAWAFFLNVSFTIIEFIGGWLTNSTAIMADAVHDLGDSLSIGLAWLLGRLSEKEATTKFSYGYRRFSLLGALINGVVLVIGSVWVLTEAIPKLFNPEMPVVEGMLGLAIMGVMVNGYAALKLSAGKTLNEKILNWHLLEDVLGWVAVLIVSIILMFVEWPVLDPILSIVFTLFILANVVRNLWTTIKLFLQAAPSTESYRGIRSSLLRFNEISEIHHLHLWSLDGEHHVMTVHLVLNKFVLPEAQLKLKKDIANSLEAYGLQHTTIEFEFPNEACRDQNHDENN, encoded by the coding sequence ATGCACAGTCACAATCATCATCACGAAAATGCTTCCTCCAAAAGAATCGCATGGGCTTTCTTTTTGAATGTGAGCTTTACGATCATCGAATTTATCGGAGGCTGGCTTACTAACAGTACCGCCATCATGGCCGATGCGGTGCATGATTTAGGGGATAGCCTTTCAATTGGCTTGGCCTGGCTGCTTGGAAGACTCAGTGAAAAAGAGGCAACGACTAAATTTAGTTATGGCTACCGCCGGTTTTCTTTGCTGGGAGCGCTGATCAATGGCGTGGTACTTGTTATTGGTTCGGTCTGGGTGTTAACAGAAGCTATTCCAAAGCTATTTAATCCAGAAATGCCAGTTGTCGAGGGAATGCTAGGCTTGGCGATTATGGGCGTCATGGTAAATGGCTACGCAGCCCTTAAGTTAAGCGCAGGGAAAACATTGAATGAGAAAATTCTAAATTGGCACTTACTGGAGGACGTACTGGGCTGGGTAGCCGTATTGATTGTTTCGATTATTTTGATGTTTGTCGAGTGGCCGGTTCTTGACCCCATTCTCTCTATCGTATTTACGCTTTTTATTCTAGCTAATGTGGTTCGTAACTTATGGACTACCATCAAATTGTTTCTTCAAGCCGCTCCAAGTACCGAAAGTTACCGAGGCATCCGATCATCACTCTTAAGATTTAATGAGATTAGTGAAATTCATCACCTACATCTTTGGTCGCTTGATGGTGAGCACCATGTGATGACGGTGCACTTGGTACTTAATAAATTTGTCCTGCCTGAAGCACAACTTAAACTAAAAAAAGATATTGCCAATAGCTTGGAAGCATATGGCTTGCAGCACACAACCATAGAGTTTGAATTCCCAAACGAAGCTTGCCGAGATCAAAACCATGACGAGAACAATTAG
- a CDS encoding efflux RND transporter permease subunit produces MIDSILRLAIERRLLVLCFIFLIVGVGVWSYQKLPIDAVPDITNVQVQINTAAPGYSPLESEQRITYPVETALAGLPNLSYTRSLSRYGLSQVTVVFEEGTDIYFARNLINARLGAIKSVLPPGLEPEMGPISTGLGEIFMYTVQAEPNAKMANGEPYTATALREIQDWIIKPQLAQVKGVIEVNSIGGYNKQYHVMPDPAKLLVYKVSVEDVVHALQTNNDNRGAGYIERNGQQLLVRSPGQLGSIEDIGNVIITEHDTVPIKIKDVADIGIGKELRTGAATRDGVETVLGTAMMLIGANSRTVAQDVASKLDDIQAFLPAGVIAEAVYDRTALVDKAIATVSKNLMEGALLVIVVLFLLLGNFRAALITAAVIPLAMLMTITGMVKAGVSANLMSLGALDFGLIVDGAVIIVENCVRRLAEYQHKNGQQDLRERLSTVFDATSEVIRPSLFGVAIITIVYIPIFSLTGVEGKMFHPMAATVVMALLSAMVLSLTIVPAAVAVFMNGKISEKESIVITKAKLAYRPLLKLALKFRWAVVSFATCLVVFCLWLASTMGSEFIPQLNEGDIALHAMRIPGTGLEQAVEMQEILEKRIKSFPEVDKVFARIGTAEVATDPMPPNVADNFVILKPRSEWPDTSKTKDELVEEIERALEKLPGNNYEFTQPIQMRFNELISGVRADLGIKIFGDDLDQLVLTANDVLKVVNGIDGAADSRVEQVTGLPTLSVIPNRTALGRYGLNVAELQNWVSAAIGGELAGIIYEGDRRFELIVRLPETTRRDIDRLKFLPVPLKNGDYVPLEEIATLDISPAPAQISRENGKRRIVVTANVRGRDLGSFVKEVQEAIREKADIPPGYWLDYGGTFEQLESASQRLSIVVPLTLLVILGILVMAFSSFKDALIIFSGVPLALTGGVLSLYLREMPLSISAGIGFIALSGVAVLNGLVMLAFIRQLWQETGELTTSIIEGAMTRLRPVLMTALVASLGFVPMALNIGTGAEVQRPLATVVIGGIVSSTILTLFVLPILYQWVHRKEN; encoded by the coding sequence ATGATTGATTCAATTTTACGCCTCGCTATTGAGCGGCGTTTACTGGTTTTATGTTTTATTTTTCTCATCGTCGGTGTCGGTGTGTGGAGTTATCAAAAACTCCCCATCGATGCCGTTCCTGATATCACTAACGTCCAGGTACAAATTAATACGGCAGCACCGGGTTACTCACCACTGGAATCGGAGCAACGTATTACCTATCCAGTGGAAACCGCGTTAGCTGGCTTACCCAATCTTTCTTATACACGCTCGCTTTCACGCTACGGCTTGTCGCAAGTGACCGTGGTGTTTGAAGAAGGTACCGACATTTACTTTGCGCGCAACTTGATAAACGCCAGACTTGGCGCAATAAAAAGTGTCCTCCCGCCAGGGCTTGAGCCTGAGATGGGGCCTATCTCCACCGGCTTGGGTGAGATCTTTATGTACACGGTGCAAGCCGAACCCAACGCAAAAATGGCCAATGGCGAACCCTATACCGCGACGGCATTACGGGAAATCCAAGACTGGATTATCAAACCGCAGCTTGCGCAGGTGAAAGGTGTTATTGAGGTCAACAGTATTGGCGGGTACAACAAGCAATACCACGTGATGCCAGATCCCGCAAAGTTGCTCGTTTATAAGGTCAGTGTCGAAGATGTCGTACACGCACTACAAACCAACAATGACAATCGCGGGGCGGGGTACATTGAACGTAACGGTCAACAACTACTGGTACGCTCACCTGGCCAGCTCGGTTCGATCGAAGACATCGGTAATGTCATTATCACCGAACATGACACCGTGCCCATTAAAATTAAAGACGTGGCCGATATCGGTATTGGTAAGGAATTACGCACCGGTGCCGCAACACGAGACGGCGTAGAAACTGTTTTGGGCACCGCGATGATGTTGATCGGTGCTAATTCGCGGACCGTTGCTCAAGACGTGGCGAGCAAGCTCGATGATATACAAGCGTTCTTACCTGCAGGGGTGATCGCCGAGGCTGTATACGACCGTACTGCATTGGTCGATAAGGCAATTGCCACCGTTTCCAAAAACCTGATGGAAGGGGCACTTCTGGTCATCGTTGTGCTGTTTTTGCTATTAGGAAACTTTCGCGCGGCCTTGATCACGGCCGCTGTGATTCCCCTTGCGATGTTGATGACCATTACCGGTATGGTGAAAGCGGGGGTATCGGCGAATTTAATGAGTCTTGGCGCATTGGATTTTGGTTTGATCGTCGACGGTGCGGTGATTATTGTCGAAAACTGTGTTCGCCGCTTGGCCGAGTATCAACATAAAAACGGTCAACAAGATTTACGTGAACGATTAAGCACCGTTTTTGATGCAACCTCAGAAGTCATTCGACCCAGCTTGTTTGGTGTGGCCATTATTACCATCGTTTACATTCCAATATTCAGTCTCACCGGGGTTGAAGGCAAAATGTTTCACCCTATGGCTGCAACCGTGGTCATGGCATTGCTTTCGGCCATGGTACTTTCGCTCACAATAGTTCCAGCTGCCGTTGCCGTGTTTATGAATGGCAAGATCAGTGAAAAAGAAAGCATTGTCATCACCAAGGCTAAATTGGCCTACCGCCCGTTACTTAAACTTGCGCTTAAATTCCGCTGGGCTGTGGTGAGTTTTGCCACCTGCTTAGTGGTGTTTTGTTTGTGGTTGGCTTCAACCATGGGATCTGAATTTATTCCGCAACTGAACGAAGGCGACATCGCTCTTCACGCTATGCGTATCCCCGGTACAGGGCTTGAGCAAGCGGTGGAAATGCAGGAAATCCTTGAAAAAAGAATTAAATCCTTTCCAGAAGTCGATAAAGTTTTTGCGCGTATCGGAACCGCTGAAGTGGCGACCGACCCCATGCCACCTAATGTAGCCGATAACTTTGTAATTTTAAAACCACGAAGTGAGTGGCCCGACACCTCCAAGACCAAGGATGAACTTGTGGAAGAAATTGAGCGTGCACTGGAAAAGTTACCCGGTAATAACTACGAGTTTACCCAACCGATTCAGATGCGTTTTAACGAATTAATTTCGGGCGTGCGCGCGGATTTGGGCATCAAGATATTTGGTGATGACCTGGATCAACTGGTACTGACGGCAAACGATGTGCTTAAGGTTGTGAATGGCATTGATGGAGCGGCGGATTCGCGCGTCGAGCAAGTCACCGGCTTGCCGACTCTCTCTGTGATACCCAACCGCACTGCCTTAGGCCGCTACGGATTAAATGTGGCTGAATTGCAAAACTGGGTCTCCGCAGCCATTGGCGGAGAATTGGCAGGCATTATCTATGAGGGCGATAGACGTTTTGAGCTCATTGTACGCTTGCCAGAGACCACACGCCGAGATATTGATCGATTGAAGTTTCTGCCTGTCCCGCTTAAAAACGGCGATTATGTTCCGCTGGAAGAAATCGCAACTTTGGATATCTCGCCAGCTCCGGCACAAATTAGTCGCGAGAACGGCAAGCGCCGGATCGTGGTCACAGCAAATGTACGTGGTAGAGATCTGGGCAGTTTTGTCAAAGAAGTCCAAGAGGCTATTCGAGAAAAAGCGGACATACCTCCGGGGTATTGGCTGGATTACGGTGGCACTTTCGAGCAATTGGAGTCTGCAAGTCAGCGATTGTCCATCGTCGTTCCGCTTACACTTCTGGTGATCCTCGGCATATTGGTGATGGCATTTTCATCATTCAAAGATGCATTGATTATTTTTAGCGGCGTGCCATTGGCCCTCACCGGCGGCGTGTTGTCTTTGTACTTACGCGAAATGCCGCTATCCATTTCAGCGGGTATTGGTTTTATCGCGCTTTCCGGTGTGGCAGTACTAAATGGTTTGGTGATGCTCGCGTTTATTCGCCAACTTTGGCAAGAGACAGGGGAATTAACGACATCCATTATCGAGGGCGCAATGACTCGTCTTCGACCGGTATTGATGACAGCCTTGGTCGCCAGCCTAGGTTTTGTGCCCATGGCGTTGAACATTGGTACGGGCGCAGAAGTTCAGCGACCACTCGCCACCGTCGTGATCGGCGGGATCGTCTCATCAACAATTCTAACGTTATTTGTGCTGCCGATTTTATATCAGTGGGTACATAGAAAAGAGAACTAA
- a CDS encoding efflux RND transporter periplasmic adaptor subunit, giving the protein MKRSTTLFPYRKPKNQKTFLTVFFAQVLLFSILPLNAWSEDDHDHKHEATEQHASHHEDGDHDEHEGHVDHDQEGHDLKHEATEQHASHHEDGDHDEHEGHGEKDTHGHDEENTSRIENGMAKQVGIVTATAGSQELHQTITVFGSIVSAPEQLSHVRARFEGMVKSVKVTLGDRVETGDVLAEIESNESLKTYAIRSPIAGRIVQRHANIGEVTKDQVLFSIANFDTVWAELRVYPAQQSSVTEGQAVHLLASNTSVESTVDHIVPSMESPYLVARVKLANGKQALSPGLMIEARVETGRFSVPLTVVKDAVQTLGGRQGVFVKAGDEYRFTPLVLGKSDDHFYEVIDGLEVNSQYVSENSYLIKADIEKSEAEHEH; this is encoded by the coding sequence ATGAAGCGCTCAACAACATTGTTTCCCTACAGAAAACCCAAAAATCAAAAAACTTTTTTAACTGTGTTCTTCGCCCAAGTTTTGCTATTCAGTATCTTACCTTTAAATGCTTGGTCTGAGGATGACCATGACCACAAGCATGAAGCCACGGAACAACATGCATCGCATCATGAAGACGGTGATCATGATGAGCACGAAGGCCATGTTGATCACGACCAAGAAGGGCATGACCTGAAACATGAAGCCACGGAACAGCACGCATCGCATCATGAAGATGGTGATCATGATGAACACGAAGGCCATGGTGAAAAAGATACACATGGACACGACGAGGAAAATACGAGCCGCATCGAAAATGGGATGGCCAAACAGGTAGGTATTGTCACGGCCACCGCAGGCTCGCAAGAGCTTCACCAAACCATCACTGTCTTCGGCTCGATTGTTTCCGCACCTGAACAGCTGAGTCATGTGCGTGCGCGTTTTGAGGGTATGGTTAAGTCAGTCAAAGTCACGCTTGGCGATCGTGTAGAAACTGGCGATGTATTGGCTGAAATTGAATCCAACGAAAGCCTGAAAACCTATGCAATCCGCTCGCCCATTGCCGGGAGGATCGTTCAGCGTCATGCCAATATCGGCGAAGTGACAAAAGACCAGGTTCTGTTTTCCATCGCCAACTTCGACACCGTTTGGGCGGAACTGCGTGTTTATCCCGCGCAGCAGTCTTCGGTCACAGAAGGTCAAGCGGTTCACTTACTAGCAAGCAATACCAGCGTGGAATCCACGGTGGACCATATTGTACCGTCAATGGAATCCCCTTATCTGGTGGCGCGCGTCAAGTTGGCCAATGGTAAACAGGCTTTATCTCCGGGCTTAATGATCGAAGCACGCGTGGAAACCGGCCGCTTTTCGGTTCCTTTGACGGTAGTAAAAGATGCGGTGCAAACCCTGGGGGGGCGCCAGGGTGTGTTCGTTAAGGCGGGGGATGAATACCGCTTTACGCCACTTGTACTGGGTAAAAGTGATGATCATTTCTATGAAGTTATCGATGGGCTTGAAGTGAACAGTCAATATGTCAGTGAAAATAGCTATTTGATAAAAGCTGATATCGAAAAATCCGAAGCAGAACACGAACACTAA
- a CDS encoding S8 family peptidase encodes MELRPHLTFAPPKSVSELDPLSGRPPRFNTPSGTDQFRLFKPKIQQLQTHFAEHISLCESIEGLSPEKVLVLELAGSVKDFANALSKVQGFEYMTHWLTEDHADEEKIYVGRENARKPVECEIYLTMSNQEGLKQLLTHWQKATGPDAMDRGLAPLRHALKQLNNVRFWDTEDRIKKTGILEDWQYRIEDTESYGSETVPFEIELWFRPTKAARHHAEQSLKTLIETQGGKITSAFVHTGIAYHALRGELPIERVKSVIEKGAVHLQLMRCDDVMFFRPLGQCGFSLPDDGSEYLVEETSPGAEPLASNSPVVALFDGLPLENHASIAGRIIIEDLDDYSELYQTPGEQLHGTAMASLIIHGDKNAQERPLDSPLYALPILAPGNPGLDGKRLECIPEGVLPLDLIHRAVKRLFEGDGDSPPTAPDVKAINLSVCDPRQLFDRNMSPWARMLDWLSHRYNVLFIVSAGNHSDDIDLETNHEDFQALDPSEREKVIVEALDKNRWSRRLMSPAESVNALTVKAAHHDHSEDNSIPNIIDPFSTNGMFSPINPISLGKANSIKPEIMASGGRVTYRNTSYHDKDPMTLSVINTPKSFGPGHKVATPGNNPGDINGYAFSYGTSNAAALTTRRIAMLHETINSMREFQEDDALNHAPEALILKALVTHGAELSNDAQEVCENALKTVKNSRTYKGNESQLFGYGQINEQRIHACTTNQATLIHTGKVKLDDADIYSFPLPECLSAVEEGRRMIITLAWFSPINPMHSEYRQAQLWVSDPKQSSPLDFDTRDYYHHHQKKGTVYHDVIRGDKASPFLSGDEIQLKVNCKARAGGKKLVIPYALVVTLDSSNIELPIYEEVKSILEQHVEQKATEKISL; translated from the coding sequence ATGGAACTGCGGCCTCACCTTACCTTCGCCCCACCCAAATCAGTATCCGAATTAGACCCCTTAAGTGGGCGCCCGCCGCGATTCAATACCCCCTCTGGCACCGATCAATTCCGCCTTTTCAAACCCAAAATCCAGCAACTACAAACTCATTTCGCCGAGCATATCTCCCTGTGCGAGAGCATTGAGGGCTTAAGCCCAGAAAAAGTTCTGGTTCTTGAGCTCGCAGGCAGCGTCAAGGACTTCGCCAATGCGCTCAGTAAAGTTCAGGGGTTTGAATATATGACCCACTGGCTAACCGAGGACCATGCCGATGAGGAGAAGATTTACGTCGGCAGGGAAAACGCCAGAAAGCCCGTCGAATGTGAAATTTACCTCACGATGAGCAACCAGGAGGGCTTAAAGCAATTGCTTACGCACTGGCAAAAAGCCACGGGGCCCGACGCAATGGATCGCGGCCTAGCACCTCTACGCCATGCACTAAAGCAACTCAACAATGTCCGGTTTTGGGATACTGAAGACAGAATCAAAAAAACCGGTATCCTCGAAGATTGGCAATACCGTATTGAAGATACCGAATCGTACGGTTCGGAAACAGTCCCATTTGAAATCGAACTATGGTTTCGTCCAACCAAAGCCGCACGACATCACGCAGAACAGAGCCTTAAAACACTAATTGAAACTCAAGGGGGAAAAATAACCAGCGCATTTGTCCATACAGGCATCGCCTATCACGCGCTACGAGGTGAATTACCGATTGAACGAGTTAAAAGTGTGATCGAAAAAGGGGCTGTCCACCTTCAGCTAATGCGATGCGACGACGTCATGTTTTTCAGACCTCTGGGCCAATGCGGCTTCTCGCTTCCTGATGATGGAAGTGAGTATTTAGTCGAAGAAACATCACCAGGCGCGGAACCCTTAGCTTCCAATTCTCCTGTTGTAGCGCTATTTGACGGTCTCCCTCTGGAAAACCATGCTTCGATAGCTGGAAGAATTATTATCGAAGATCTTGACGACTATTCCGAACTATATCAAACACCAGGGGAGCAGCTTCACGGAACAGCCATGGCATCACTAATTATTCATGGCGATAAAAATGCCCAAGAGCGACCTCTCGACTCCCCCCTTTATGCACTACCCATACTTGCTCCCGGAAACCCTGGCTTGGATGGGAAACGCCTAGAATGCATCCCCGAGGGAGTATTACCGTTAGACTTGATACATCGCGCAGTGAAACGCCTGTTTGAAGGAGACGGTGACTCACCACCGACAGCACCCGATGTAAAAGCAATCAACTTATCGGTTTGCGACCCTAGACAACTTTTTGATAGAAATATGAGCCCATGGGCCCGAATGTTAGATTGGTTGTCACATCGCTATAACGTTCTTTTCATCGTAAGCGCAGGGAATCACTCCGACGATATCGACCTAGAAACCAACCATGAAGATTTTCAGGCGCTAGATCCTTCAGAAAGGGAGAAAGTGATAGTTGAAGCCCTCGATAAAAACCGTTGGTCACGCAGACTTATGTCGCCAGCGGAATCAGTTAACGCCTTAACGGTGAAAGCTGCACACCATGACCACAGCGAAGACAACAGTATTCCAAACATTATCGACCCCTTCAGTACGAATGGGATGTTTTCACCAATAAACCCAATCTCATTAGGCAAGGCAAATAGCATTAAGCCGGAGATAATGGCATCCGGTGGTCGGGTCACCTACCGAAATACCTCTTACCACGACAAAGACCCGATGACCTTGAGTGTCATAAATACACCAAAATCATTTGGCCCAGGGCACAAAGTTGCCACCCCAGGAAACAACCCTGGAGACATCAACGGGTATGCCTTTAGCTATGGCACCAGTAATGCGGCAGCACTCACCACCAGACGCATTGCCATGCTGCATGAAACAATTAACTCAATGAGAGAATTTCAAGAGGATGATGCACTAAACCACGCTCCAGAAGCACTGATACTAAAAGCACTCGTCACACATGGTGCGGAGCTATCGAATGACGCCCAAGAGGTTTGCGAAAACGCCCTTAAAACGGTTAAAAACAGCCGCACGTACAAGGGGAATGAAAGCCAATTATTCGGTTACGGGCAGATAAACGAACAACGAATTCACGCCTGCACAACCAACCAAGCAACACTTATACATACAGGAAAAGTAAAACTCGATGACGCCGACATCTACAGTTTCCCTCTACCTGAATGCCTCTCTGCGGTAGAAGAAGGTAGAAGAATGATTATCACCCTGGCGTGGTTCTCCCCCATAAATCCAATGCATAGCGAATACCGACAAGCCCAGCTTTGGGTTTCCGACCCCAAGCAATCCAGCCCTCTCGATTTTGATACTCGTGATTATTATCACCACCATCAAAAGAAAGGGACGGTTTATCATGATGTGATTCGAGGCGATAAGGCGAGCCCCTTTTTGTCTGGTGATGAGATTCAGCTCAAAGTTAACTGCAAAGCGCGAGCAGGAGGAAAAAAATTGGTTATTCCGTATGCCTTGGTAGTCACGCTAGATTCAAGCAATATCGAGCTGCCCATTTATGAAGAAGTTAAATCGATCCTTGAACAACATGTAGAGCAAAAGGCTACGGAGAAAATTTCTCTATAA
- a CDS encoding isoprenylcysteine carboxylmethyltransferase family protein gives MGGANTMNQLIIYFLSVYFALFFGVAVVWRNYTVAKSTGVNAFKLNQKSGPEAITGIYFKWLPVLSILIFIVYSFFPNLYMLLGSIELLISTSVKYAGMGIMTIALVWVATAQSQMGASWCIGIDHEQKTEFVQRGLFRYSRNPIFVGIIFISLGYFLLLPNPITFAILALDIALIQIQVAMEEEYLTRLHGQQYRDYCQQVRRWL, from the coding sequence TTGGGAGGGGCTAATACAATGAATCAGCTGATCATTTATTTTTTGTCCGTTTATTTTGCTTTATTTTTTGGTGTTGCAGTTGTTTGGAGGAATTATACCGTTGCAAAGAGCACCGGAGTTAATGCCTTTAAACTTAACCAAAAGTCAGGGCCTGAGGCGATCACAGGCATCTATTTTAAATGGTTACCCGTATTATCTATTTTAATATTTATCGTTTATTCATTTTTTCCAAATCTATATATGTTGCTGGGGTCCATCGAATTGCTCATCAGCACCTCGGTTAAATATGCGGGTATGGGAATTATGACGATTGCGCTAGTTTGGGTGGCAACGGCCCAATCTCAGATGGGAGCCTCTTGGTGCATTGGTATTGATCATGAGCAAAAAACGGAATTTGTTCAGCGAGGCCTATTTCGGTACTCAAGAAATCCGATTTTTGTCGGCATCATTTTTATATCGCTTGGTTATTTCTTGCTTTTGCCAAATCCAATCACATTCGCGATTTTGGCTCTTGATATTGCATTGATTCAAATACAGGTAGCGATGGAGGAGGAGTATCTAACGAGATTGCACGGACAACAATATCGGGATTATTGTCAGCAAGTTAGACGCTGGCTATAG
- the cadR gene encoding Cd(II)/Pb(II)-responsive transcriptional regulator, with product MKIGELAKSSGCSVQTIRYYEKEGLISAPSRSEGNFRLYDQQAEERLIFIKRCRNLDLSLDEVKQLLTLSLEPDTACDEVNQIVDKHIQLVEARIADLQHLHGQLRRLREDCTKSLTVNQCGIIKTLKAPGVDD from the coding sequence GTGAAAATTGGTGAATTAGCTAAATCAAGTGGTTGTTCTGTCCAAACAATCCGATATTACGAAAAAGAGGGGCTCATCTCGGCTCCTTCGCGCTCTGAGGGTAATTTTCGATTGTATGACCAACAAGCTGAAGAGAGGCTGATATTTATTAAGCGTTGCCGGAACTTAGATCTTTCTCTGGACGAAGTGAAACAGCTGTTAACGCTCAGTCTTGAGCCCGATACTGCGTGCGATGAGGTTAACCAAATTGTCGATAAGCATATTCAGCTAGTGGAAGCGAGAATTGCTGATCTTCAACATTTGCATGGTCAGCTAAGACGACTGCGAGAGGATTGTACAAAAAGCCTTACAGTTAATCAGTGCGGAATAATAAAAACTCTGAAAGCGCCGGGAGTTGATGATTGA